One segment of Variovorax paradoxus DNA contains the following:
- a CDS encoding DeoR/GlpR family DNA-binding transcription regulator: MLQEERFLRIRSLLATFSRLSVDRIVQDLAVSRETVRRDLLELEGLGELRRVHGGAIATSAEPEPPLAVRLVARQREKRAIAKAAIALLQPGQTVFMDAGSTMSICAEELATLSGMTVITNSLNIALKLAGAGEGRLTGNRTILLGGEIDVKAQATCGDATVEAIRRYRADVALLSPVGLHARHGAMSFEHHEATIARAMAEQAQQLVLLADHAKIGQASRVTYARPADIHVVITDAKSRELPGLPALRKACERLILA, from the coding sequence ATGCTCCAAGAAGAACGATTCCTGCGCATCCGCAGCCTGCTCGCCACCTTCTCCCGCCTGAGCGTCGACCGCATCGTGCAGGACCTCGCGGTGTCCCGCGAAACGGTGCGCCGCGACCTGCTCGAGCTCGAGGGCCTCGGGGAGCTGCGGCGCGTGCACGGCGGCGCGATCGCCACCAGCGCCGAGCCCGAGCCGCCGCTCGCGGTGCGGCTGGTGGCACGCCAGCGCGAGAAGCGCGCCATCGCCAAGGCCGCCATCGCGCTGCTGCAGCCGGGGCAGACGGTCTTCATGGACGCGGGCAGCACCATGTCGATCTGCGCGGAAGAACTCGCCACGCTCAGCGGCATGACGGTCATCACGAACTCGCTGAACATCGCGCTCAAGCTCGCAGGCGCGGGCGAAGGCCGGCTTACCGGCAACCGGACCATCCTGCTCGGCGGCGAGATCGATGTGAAGGCACAGGCCACCTGCGGCGACGCCACGGTGGAGGCCATCCGCCGCTACCGCGCCGACGTGGCGCTGCTGTCGCCCGTGGGGCTGCATGCCAGGCATGGCGCCATGAGCTTCGAGCACCACGAGGCCACCATCGCGCGCGCCATGGCCGAGCAGGCGCAGCAACTGGTGCTGCTGGCCGATCACGCCAAGATCGGGCAGGCCAGCCGCGTGACCTATGCACGCCCGGCCGACATCCATGTGGTGATCACCGATGCCAAGTCCCGTGAACTGCCGGGCCTCCCCGCCCTGCGCAAGGCATGCGAGCGGCTGATCCTGGCCTGA